In the genome of Gadus morhua chromosome 12, gadMor3.0, whole genome shotgun sequence, one region contains:
- the pex11g gene encoding peroxisomal membrane protein 11C, producing MQESLESLVNTLESYRGRDKVIRTICYGSQLVGGVLSQKTPPGRPSSSDLGNRLLLFSAQLSHCRTVLRLFDDLSMLAYSRSYGLGPEGSDGGLRWISVLNNVADQLFYPCEHVAWAADAKLIPARSERWWLLSTALWGASLVLGTLRSIRLIVLLKRRLRKCARAGEGSSETSSRSQLRRQMRGEMLTILSSMADLSNAIHWMPPGFLWAGKFPDWLVGLMGTIASLIGLIQMNASSSDQ from the exons ATGCAAGAGTCTCTGGAATCACTGGTCAATACACTTGAAtcatacagagggagagataaagtt ATCAGGACCATCTGCTATGGGTCCCAGCTGGTCGGCGGGGTCTTGTCCCAGAAGACGCCACCCGGGAGACCCTCCTCCTCGGACCTCGGCAACCGTCTGCTGCTGTTCTCCGCTCAACTCAGTCACTGCAGGACCGTGTTACGGCTCTTCGATGATCTGTCCATGCTGGCTTACTCCCGCAGCTATGGTCTCGGACCGGAG GGGTCAGACGGCGGGCTGCGCTGGATCTCGGTGCTGAACAACGTGGCGGACCAGCTGTTCTACCCCTGTGAGCACGTGGCCTGGGCGGCCGACGCCAAGCTCATCCCCGCCCGCTCAGAGCGCTGGTGGCTGCTGAGCACCGCGCTGTGGGGGGCCTCTCTGGTGCTGGGGACACTCCg GTCGATCAGACTTATTGTGCTGCTgaagaggaggctgaggaagtGTGCGAGAGCTGGAGAGGGCAGCAG TGAAACCTCCAGTCGATCTCAGCTCCGGAGGCAGATGCGAGGGGAGATGCTCACTATTCTCAGCAGCATGGCTGATCTCAGCAACGCCATTCATTGGATGCCTCCTGGGTTCCTGTGGGCGGGGAAATTTCCTGATTGGTTGGTGGGGTTGATGGGCACTATCGCGTCTCTGATCGGCTTGATTCAGATGAACGCTAGCAGCAGTGACCAATGA
- the si:ch73-40i7.2 gene encoding FYN-binding protein 1, whose protein sequence is MIAKTTTSLGVTKHTYTHIHTGTCSTKPSTSEGEIRSLKKNMAEGGDVRALLNKFNRQADSTDASTHRDSRPVQPLSPGPRTWAPPPGTIPPATMPANGNLRHKLSPMAPPQLPGAVAFQHQREPAWKPTSVPRGQQPGTPHPQLPPLGAGSSRPPARPTFSPRAGTVAASPLLDPGRVRKTEELLQNMLLNRGAPHTPAHPPGPPAGRGSIPEVTPLRKPLPAEGRQPVKPRRPQQVNLEPYLRRPRTSLPPPPLPGLKKNGGSPTMGGRSLPTSGPPLPPGLHRLPHKPLPQEPSVTKINRQETQDTYDDIDTLGGDDSWGEGSSQNINGESDDSEVYESIDENEFELPRAPPPVARLPQTQKKQQLEMDKKELKEQQKRENEMRKKFQLKGPLEVLHIARVRCDWQGGKLDLAVRQGDTVEILRAKDNPGGKWLVRAETGKWGYVSIDCMDVDYETVKRQVLKGLQAIDLPPPPPDPPKAFGGGFGMDSPAHTDPVDDYDDDEDDYDDVEIPDDFPPPPLECSFDPIVAQELKKKFKFVGPVQVLHTMMVDPNGQIKRPKEKELAIGQGEILDVLQFTNHKMALCRNHIGKFGYVPRSLLLQMEGDIYDDIDHFVDVYDNDILP, encoded by the exons ATGATAGCAAAGACCACAACCTCTCTTGGTGTAaccaagcacacatacacacacatacacacaggaacatGCAGCACTAAACCGTCAACGAGCGAGGGGGAAATTCGCTCACTGAAGAAAAACATG GCAGAGGGCGGCGACGTCAGAGCTCTGCTGAACAAGTTCAACCGCCAGGCAGACTCCACGGACGCCTCCACGCACCGGGACAGCAGGCCCGTTCAACCCCTCAGCCCGGGGCCCCGGACCTGGGCCCCACCGCCAGGAACCATTCCCCCCGCTACCATGCCAGCCAACGGGAACCTCAGACACAAACTCTCGCCGATGGCCCCTCCCCAGCTTCCGGGGGCGGTCGCCTTCCAGCACCAACGAGAGCCGGCCTGGAAGCCCACGTCAGTGCCCCGGGGACAGCAGCCcggcaccccccacccccagctgcCGCCGCTGGGGGCGGGGTCCTCGAGACCCCCCGCCCGGCCTACCTTCTCCCCCAGGGCGGGCACCGTCGCCGCCTCGCCGTTGTTGGACCCAGGCCGGGTCAGGAAGACGGAGGAGTTGCTGCAGAACATGTTGCTGAACCGTGGCGCCCCTCacacccccgcccaccccccggGGCCACCCGCCGGCCGGGGGTCCATCCCAGAGGTGACCCCCCTGAGGAAGCCCCTTCCGGCGGAGGGCCGGCAGCCCGTGAAGCCCCGACGGCCCCAGCAGGTGAACCTGGAGCCCTACCTGAGGCGCCCGCGCACCTCCCTGCCCCCGCCGCCACTCCCGGGCCTCAAGAAGAACGGCG GGTCTCCGACGATGGGAGGAAGAAGTCTGCCTACCTCTGGGCCACCCCTACCACCTGGTCTGCATCGACTCCCCCACAAACCCCTCCCCCAGGAACCTTCAGTAACCAA AATCAACAGACAAGAGACCCAAGACACATATGATGACATTGACACCTTGGGAGGAGATG ACTCGTGGGGCGAGGGCAGTTCACAGAACATTAACGGG GAGAGTGATGACAGCGAGGTGTATGAAAGTATTGACGA AAACGAGTTTGAGCTGCCCCGGGCTCCCCCTCCAGTAGCAAGGCTCCCCCAGACGCAGAAGAAGCAGCAGCTGGAGATGGACAAGAAGGAGCTGAAGGaacagcagaagagagagaacgagatgAGGAAGAAGTTTCAG ctgaAGGGGCCGCTGGAGGTCCTTCACATAGCCAGGGTCCGGTGCGACTGGCAGGGCGGGAAACTGGACCTGGCGGTGCGCCAAGGGGACACCGTGGAGATCCTCCGGGCCAAAGATAATCCCGGCGGAAAGTGGCTGGTCCGCGCGGAGACGGGCAAAT GGGGCTACGTGAGCATCGACTGCATGGACGTGGACTACGAGACGGTGAAGCGTCAGGTGCTGAAGGGGCTGCAGGCCATcgacctgcccccccctccgccgGACCCCCCCAAGGCCTTCGGGGGGGGCTTCGGCATGGATTCACCCGCTCACACAGACCC TGtggatgattatgatgatgatgaag acgaTTATGATGACGTGGAGATACCAGAcgatttcccccccccaccacttgAGTGCAG CTTTGATCCAATTGTGGCTcaggagctgaagaagaagTTTAAG TTTGTAGGGCCAGTACAAGTGCTGCACACCATGATGGTGGACCCCAACGGACAGATCAAGAGGCCCAAGGAGAAGGAGCTGGCCATAGGCCAGGGAGAGATCCTGGACGTCCTGCAGTTCACCAACCACAAGATGGCGCTGTGCCGAAACCACATAGGCAAAT TTGGCTATGTCCCTCGATCTCTTCTTCTCCAAAT GGAGGGGGATATTTATGACGACATTGACCACTTTGTTG ATGTTTATGATAATGATATCCTTCCTTGA
- the LOC115556260 gene encoding disabled homolog 1 has translation MSTDGHAGPAGSCPGPGQAPIRTWLQSSRRRAAVASKVVTDPTARFHGDGVRYKAKLIGMDEVVQARGDKMCLDSMMKLKGQEAASRSHGKHKQKVLLRVCSEGLKIVDEKTGCVMYEHDARRISSLKRDESDCRALAYVFQHLGSYTLFYIKMANMADPVLDDIQQVCQDLDQVSPEKPTQGPTQNKPLLFLDESDPIPAEVPADLVEPTSPTRPLREALPSNELEDIFTIRLDEPATANQIAASPQQGSPQKALSTAQILSNFPTLPSRGSPYSPPTTMGPWGLVGPFPTLSPPTSPQWGAGGAPAPWPGQTGAPAAWAQSGPVWPPMQAYGPPQHQPPPARDPWGQSGGMSASPAPAITAQLYPGPPIPGSPVAPAPQQQPSFL, from the exons atgagcACCGACGGGCACGCGGGGCCAGCTGGGAGCTGTCCAGGCCCGGGCCAGGCACCCATCAGGACCTGGCTGCAGTCCAGTAGGAGAA GGGCCGCCGTCGCTAGCAAAGTGGTCACCGACCCGACGGCCCGTTTCCACGGGGACGGGGTTCGCTACAAGGCCAAGCTGATCGGCATGGACGAGGTGGTGCAGGCACGGGGCGACAAGATGTGTCTGGACTCCATGATGAAGCTCAAG ggcCAGGAGGCGGCCTCCAGGAGCCATGGGAAGCACAAGCAGAAGGTCTTGCTCAGGGTCTGCAGCGAGGGGCTGAAGATAGTGGACGAAAAGACGGGG TGTGTGATGTATGAGCATGACGCCAGAAGGATCAGCTCTCTGAAGAGGGATGAGAGTGACTGCAGAGCTCTGGCCTACGTCTTCCAGCACCTGGGCTCCTACACTCTGTTCTACATCAAGATGGCCAACATG GCAGATCCGGTCCTGGATGACATCCAGCAGGTGTGCCAGGATCTGGACCAGGTCTCCCCAGAGAAACCCACACAGGGACCCACACAG AACAAGCCTCTTTTGTTTCTGGATGAGAGTGATCCCATTCCtgcagag GTTCCAGCTGATTTGGTTGAACCTACCTCCCCAACAAGACCATTAAGAgag GCATTGCCTAGCAATGAGTTGGAAGACATATTCACCATCCGATTGGACGAGCCagcaacagccaatcagattgcGGCCAGCCCTCAGCAAG GATCGCCCCAGAAAGCCCTTTCCACTGCTCAGATCCTCTCCAACTTCCCCACTCTGCCATCAAGGGGATCCCCCTactcaccccccaccaccatggGCCCCTGGGGCCTCGTGGGGCCCTTCCCCACCCTATCCCCCCCGACGTCCCCTCAGTGGGGGGCAGGAGGTGCTCCGGCCCCTTGGCCGGGCCAGACGGGAGCCCCGGCAGCGTGGGCCCAATCAGGCCCTGTGTGGCCCCCCATGCAGGCCTATGGGCCCCCACAGCATCAGCCGCCGCCAGCGCGGGACCCCTGGGGACAGAGCGGAGGGATGTCTGCCAGCCCGGCCCCCGCCATCACCGCACAGCTGTACCCCGGGCCCCCCATACCTGGAAGCCCTGTGGCCCCCGCCCCTCAACAACAACCGTCTTTCCTGTAA